The nucleotide sequence GTGGTTTAATTCATCATTTTTCAAGGATTTGTCTAGAGAAGTTCTGTGGTCCTGAAAAATCACTTGGAGGTTTATGCTGTGTTAATGAAGTAATTTATATGAgtcaaatttgtgtgtgtgtgtgtgtgtgtgtgtgtgtgtgtgtgtgagagagagagagagagagagatattaagGGAAATGATActtctgagttcttttttttctttttttttaaatgtttatttttgagagagagagagagcgagcacaaggaaggtcagagagaaagagggagacgcagaattcgaagcaggctccaggctctgagctgttagcacagaacccgacaagggtcttgaactcacgagccgtgagatcatgacctgagctgaagtcggatgctcaacccaggGCCTCGATATTTCTGAGTTCTAAGCAGAGGTTGCAAACTGGCAGCCTGCAGGTTGACTTTGGCCAATgggtctttttcctttctttttttcctcttagtatTTTTTTCAGACTTGAATCACTTGTTAATACTTAAAAACCTGTCCAATCAGGCCTGTAACCCTCCCTGGCAACAACTAGCTGGAGCTGAAGGGCCACTGTCCTGGGCCGTGTTCTCAGCTGCCCGAAGTCCTCAGCAGCAAACATCTGCTGCTGTTGAACCCTGCTTTTAAGTTGTGTCTCCTAGTGCTTGGGAATCAAACTGCTGTGGGAGTGCCgtgcctctccctccttctctctaataggcagaaaattaatatttagctGAATTTCCCCCCCTAATAATAAAGATGacctgaaggaaggaaatagtctTAACCAAACCTGAGGTCCATTAATACCTTGCATTGCTTGTAAACTGATAGGCagatgtgtgtatttttcttcagAGCAGGTCTGTAGTTTCAGATTCTCAAGTTTGGTGAGGGGTGCGGTAGGGGGTCTGTGACCAGAACTAATTTTCACTGGTTTTACATGAGGGGTTTGATTGGAACTTAGTACATATTCTTGTATCCTCTCCAGAAAGCAGGTGTTAAAGAGTATTCATCCTTTGTTGCAGGCATCCGAATATTCTCAGACTGTATGGTTATTTCCACGACGCCACCAGAGTTTACCTAATTCTAGAATATGCACCTCTTGGAGCTGTCTACCGAGAACTTCAGAAACTGTCCAAGTTTGATGAGCAGAGAACTGCTACTGTGAGTTTTCATTTACTGTCCTAACTCTTGTTCCCTCTGTTCCACCCCACATAGCAATGCGCCCTTTCATTACAGTCCAGTGGGTTTCATCTAAAGAAAGATTGCTTAATAGGATCAAGTGTTTGAATGAAAGAATCAGAATGCCTTAGTTGTACCATCCATGCACATAAAATCAAGTACCAGGTGGAATATTGTGGATGGTGTGTTTCCACAGCGGTTTCCTAGAGAAATGTATATGTGAATAgttgcctcttttttttattgtatttttattttttaatgtttatttttgagagagagagagaaacggaatttgagcaggggaggggcagagagagagggagacacaatctgaagcaggctccaggttcccagctgtcagcacaaagcccgatgcggggctggaacccacaaactattAGATCATGACCAAAGTTGAACggccagccgactgagccacccaggtgcccctttatagttatcctctttttaaaaagtttacaatagttttagatttacggAATGTGAAGATCGTGCAGacttattttctcctgtttatctTACATTAGTGTGGGGTACCTACTATTCACCTGGCTTATCACTGCGGGTGTTGGCCTTGGTCCCCTGGCTGAGGTCACGTTCATTAGGTGTCTTTGCTGTGAagttactctttttctctttgtatactGGGTTCTTCTAAAGCGTGTCACTATGCacagcccacacttaaggagCAGGGATTATGTGCCACCCCCACCCTAATCTACATAAATGTTTCGAATTCTTCTGCATCAGAGATTTGTGTGTTCTCccttatttattcagtcatttactaatgtggactcatggatattttatactttgagtaTAGTCCAATACTACTTTGGCCCTTGGGATCCCTTTCACATGGCTCCTGTTttaggtgttttgttgttgttgttgtttgtttgtttttttgtttggttggtttttttgacCTACTCCCATCATTGTGGGTGTGATGTTTGAGCACTTCCCTGCATCTGGCCCTGTAGGATGCTGCACCTCATTTTGTAGATTTCCTATctcagtcctagaatcagccatttgtccaaggagccctggttccttttatgggaaaatggtattagaaaccaagacctGGGTGCAAGATGTGCTCATTGCTAGTGGGGTGTCGTGTCTTCTGGGTGATCTCAGCTGACAGAACAGGGACTAATCTATGTATACACgtgtatctgtatttttatccatttgcaTCTATATTAAGCAAAACATGAGTCCATTACCACAGGATTCATTCTACCCTCCTCCCCTTGTTTATCTGTAACCTCCCATTGCAGCCTTGAAAAACCTGAATTCTGTCCACCAACAGTTTGATTATTCAGTTCCAGTGTCCATGTGCAGTGGTATCCGAATGATTAACCAGTTACCCCAGTGGGGAAACAACTAGATGCATTTAAGATTCACCTGTGTCTTTTCAGGGTGCGGTAGctcattttttattgctgaatgatATTTTGCAGCATGGCTACAGTACAGTTTCTCGCTTCATCGATTGAAGggtatcttggttgcttctagttactggtgattatgaataaagctgctataaacatctgcaTGCATGTTTTTGTGGGTCATACGTTTTTAACAGATTTGAAAACTAGCTTGTGTGGTGAGTTATGTGTAACTTTATAAGAAAGTGTTAAGCCGtcttccagagtagctgcaccatctttgcatttccaccagtgAGTGTGCAAAGTTCCTCCTCCTCACCAGCGATTGGTACTGTGTTTTGGAGGTTAGCCCTTCTTCTCGGTATATGTGGtaactcattgttttaatttgtagttcTCTAGTGATCTATGACaggtatcttttcatgtgtttatttgccatgtGTATTGTCATCTTTCCAGTGCCTGTTcagattttttgcccatttttaatcaggcTTTTGGTCATCTTGAGTTGGAAGAgttcttgtatattttggatacaggTCCTTTATCCCACGTGTTTTACAAACGTTTTCTCCCAGCtggtggcttgtcttttcattttcttacttgcATCTAATCTTAACATCCAACATAATTGGGTTTTTGGTttgggtgttttggttttttaccCTATGGATTGTGCTGCTTCTTTATTTTGGATGAAATCACTTGTTTGAAGAAGTAGAGAGTCTttgggcagtttttttttttgttgaatcAGCAGATGATGGGTGGTTACTTTGATTACACTCATTCTTTTTGGCATTGATGGAAATGGTGTTACTTTCAGGTGGTTGTACTTGTGAATTCACAGCACGAGTGGTGAATGACCCTTTGGTGTGGTCTCAGGAAAATGGACATACTATTTTAAACTTAATGTTAAATGTTTGCTTTGTGGATAAGTAGAAATAGattcatcttggggcgcctgggtggcttggtcggttaagcgtccgacttcggctcaggtcatgatctcacagtttgtgagttcgagccccgcgtcgggctctgtgctgacagctcagagcctggagcctgtttcagattctgtgtctccctctctctctgctcctcccctgttcatgctctgtctctctctgtctcaaaaataaatgttaaaaaaaaattaaaaaaaaatagattcatcttattactttcaaaatattagcTAACCAAATTAGTTGTCTTATTTAATTGGCAGTTAATATTTCTACTACTACGTTTTGTTCAATCCAGATGGAGTTTATGTTGGTGTAAGCAGtagttatttgaaagaaaaacttgGTTCTTTCTAGATTCCATAGTAGTTAGAATGAATATGTATGCACAGTTTCCCTTTTCTGATTAATTCAAATAAAAGTAATTGTAGAGAAATGTTGGGGCCCTTTATACATATTCACAGTGTGATGTGGGAGGTTTGAAGGAGGCGGCTGCTGGAGAGCCCTGGTTGAACTAGCTCCTTGGCCTTGATTTGAGCGGAGAAAATGCCTTGCCCTCAAGAATCTAGTATATGATCTTTATGTCAGTAGCTCAGTTTGGTGTAGAAGAGCTCTCTTTGCCTCCACTTTGTTTATTATTGTCTAGATTTTGGTCTCTGGCTTTTGCCCGAAAAAAATGAAAACGTTTCTTCTGACCATGATATTTGCTTTTTACAGCAATTTGTCGAGTAGAACTTTTTGGTGTAAAATAATGTGTTCAGTTCTGTCTAGTGGTTGCTTTGGAAAACCTTTCTTCAGCcagagtgggtggctcagtcggtttaaacgtccgatttcggctcagatcataatctcacagttcatgggttcgagccccacaccaggctctgctaacatcttggagcctgcttcagattctgtgtctccctctctctgcccctccctggctcacgctctcgctctcgctctctctcgctctctctctctctctctttctctctttctctctttctcaaaaataaataaacattaaaaagaaaaaaaaaccttcagccagaactaaacatattctttcaATACGCTGATAACAATTCTTATCTTTATGCTAAAACAGATTCTGGACTTGCTAGAGCTCTCTTTGGctgagatgaaaagaaaactaacaaaagGACTGACATGCTGTGTGTGCTTTTTAAGCTGACTAATGAATACGTATACCCCCAAGTTTAACACTACGTAACACGCAAATGtacctgcttttaatttttttcaagattgttttttccccttaaattttgAGTTTCAAACAAATGCTTGTGTTATAAATTgatcttagttttaaaaatgggaattaaaaaaaatgggaatggcattgaaaattaaaaaaaaattttaattgtttacatGTCTGACTCGCTAATTTGTGCCAGTTTTTCAGTTGTTATCATCATTCATTGCTACTAGTATTTCTAGCTCATCAGTTTTCCCCCCTGTCCTTCAATGTCCTATCTGCTATATTAGCAAATAAATAACTTAGTATGGAATACTCGTATTTTATGCTAAACATGAATTTGGTtcgaaaaaaaatttctttttagagtCCTCTGTTGTTTCTAGCCTTAAAAcctataaaacatattaaaatcgATGTTGGCTTTCCTTTCAGAAGAGATGTCTAAAATTGTGttatataggggcgcctaggtgccttcgtcggttaagcatctgactttggctcaggtcatgatcttgcagttcacgagttggagccctgagtcgggctctgtgttgacagctctgagcctggagcctgcttccgattctgtgtcttcctctctttctccccctcccctgctggtattctctctttctttctctccctgtcaaaaataaataaaaactttatataacacattttatttttaaaatgtatgacgCAGACTCTCCATACTTTTTGTTTCCGTAGTATATCACGGAGTTGGCAGATGCCCTGTCTTACTGTCACTCAAAGAGAGTCATTCATAGAGACATTAAGCCAGAGAACCTGCTCCTCGGTTCAGCTGGAGAGCTTAAGATTGCAGATTTTGGATGGTCGGTACACGCCCCATCCTCCAGGTATGTAATCTTAGAGGTGGAACTTACTTAGTGTTTAGCAAAAGCCTTCGGGGCTTTCAGGAATGAAATAGTCAAATACTTAAGGATAGAAATGTGGAATTGGGGCTGGTCACAGTTACACATACTTGGGAGAAACCTAGGCCCGTTAAGTGTCTTTGAGAATATTTGATTCTCCTACTGTTGTGGGGTTATTGTGTCGTAGGCCTGGGTTAAAGATGCTTCATGTCCTCAGAGGCTAATGGAGGGGACATACGGGACAAGTGAAGGACAGAGGAAGCGCAGGATGTGTTGGGTGGTGATGCCTGGGGCAGTGGTGAAGTGGAAACTCCGCTGCTCCCTGGACAGGAGACCGGTTTCAGAGGGCCGCACACAGAGATCTAGAGCTGAGGGCACAGAGctttggggaattaaaaaaaaacagattttatccAAATTGGTTTGGATTTTCCAGGTGGTGGTTGGATTCTCTGTGGTGTGCTTTTGTCAGTAGCATAGTCCTTTCTTGTCCCCTCTTAATAGAGAGATCTTAATTATGCAAACAAGAACTAAAATCTTCTGtactgttttaatttaatttgggtCTAATTGAGATTTTGAAGCCTCGTGAGGTGGTAGGGCATTAAAAACCCTCATCTACTGGTAAGTTTGTCAACTTTGGCAAAGGACTTACAAAATCAGAGCCATaatactttatacatttttttaaaccacctaTATCTTTTAACCTAAAATAGATGAcgtggtggaggtggggagctTTATTTTTGCCAGATCACTTGTGATTGTTCGCAGCAATGCATTGAATCTGCTGTTgcagtgtctcttttttttttttttctttaaagctggTTGTCTGTCACTAGTGGGAGCTGTTGGCACCTAGTGAGGCAAATGATGATGAAGAATTGTAGGTTTTATAAAATCGCAGGGCTAAACTGGACCTTAACCTGTCCAGTGGTGTCATGTGATAGGAAAGATAAACGTCCTTTTCAGAAAGGATACGCCAGCCATGTCGCCCCGCCTCCCCAACACGAGTAACCATAAGAGCTCCCGGGAGTGCTGTCGTTGGAGGAACCTGCTGACTCGGTCCCTTTTCAGCATCTCCGTGGTGATGAGGGTTTCACGTGTGCTCTCTGGGTGCCGGGCGTGCTGAGCATAGGGCCCGCGTGACCCCCTAGGAGAGCCACTGGCAAAGAATAACTGATAGGAAGCAACGAAGACCTACGCGTGTTCGCGCCTAGTCGATGTTTGCCACCCCCAGCGTATTTCTGGCCTTTGGTAGAAACACGCACAGAAGGGCCGAATCGGCGGCTTCATTGCTCCCATCTAGGGCCTACATACAACAAGTGCGAACATTTTGCCATATTGGCCGTGTCGATTTTTTGGTGAATagaccaaaataagtaaattttcaaaattgtattgCAGACGTTATGCTTCGTTCTCTGGCCACTTTGGGATGAATCTCCTAAAAATAAGGACATTGTCCCTATAATCACGACCGTTATCACTCCTCAGAAAATTAACAGCCTTGTCAATAGCTATTTAGTCCATGTTCACATTTCTGCAGTTGTCCACAAAATTTAGAGCTGCTCTTTAAGTCACAATCCAACTAAGGTCTGTCCATGCATTATATTTGATTGTGTTTCTTTTGTCTAAATTTAAAGCAGTTGCCTcacaatttaaaatggatttttcttttttatcccttttttcctttttaatttaaatttttttaaatgtttatttttgagagagacagagtatgagtggggagagggcagagagaaagggagacacagaatctgaagcaggctccaggctcttagctgtcagcacagagcccgatgtggggcttgaactcatgaaccgtgagatcatgacctgagtcaaagtcagatatttagcctactgagccagccacccaggtgcccatatttttttatttaaaaaaattttttaatgtttattattatttaaaaaaaaaaattttttttaacgtttatttttgagacagagatggagcatgaacgggggaggggcagagagagagggagacacagaaccggaagcaggctccagactctgagccatcagcccagagcccgacgtggggctcgaactcacggtccgtgagatcgtgacctgagctgaagtcggacgcttaaccgactgagccacccaggcacccctaatgtttgttatttttgagagagagacagacagaacatgagcaggggaggggcagagagggagggagggagggagacacagaatccaaagcagactccaggctctgagctgtcagcacagagcctgatgtggggcttgaactcaggaaccgcgagatcatgacctgagccacccagatgcccctctttttttttttttttaacgtttgtttattttgagaagggggggaggggcagagaggaagagagagaaccccaggcaggctccacacttagtgtggagtCTGACACGGGACTCGGATCCCAcgaaggtgagatcatgacatgagctgatggcaagagtcagacgcttacccaccCATGCGCCTCTAAAATGGGTTTTTTTGATTGTGGTGTCCCTTACCTTGGTCCTTTATCTTCTGTGGTTGCTGAGAACTGGAAGTAGGTCTAAGGACCTGACCAGTacttttggcaagaatacttccTAGGCCACCCTCACGTGTCAGTGTCTCTCTTGTACCACTGATGTGTCAGAAGGCAGCATGGATCTGTCACGCCAAAGCTAGTGTTTTCACACTGGGAcagttttttagtgtttttgtcaCTAATGTCACAGGGCTGTTAAGCTTTTTAGCATctctataatataaaaacaactaTGGAACTCCAAATTGTATTTAGAGAGAGCTTTCCTTTTCCAGCTACTTTGATATAGTAGTGATACTTTTCATCATTTACGGAGGTTCTGGAGGGGGACAAACTTGGGGCGTGGCTTGGTTGCTAGCTGCGTGATCTTGCACATCTCCCTCAATCTGTTTCTTGTCTGAAACTGGGGATTTAAATAGTTTCTGCTTCATAGCCTAGGATCTGGCCTAGGAAGGGCACTCCGTCAATGTTAGTGTAATCGTTAATGATGTTTAGCAGCAATTAGGGTAATAAAAACAGGTGCATCGACCCGAGCCTGCCTCCATTTTTAGGAGAACCACCCTCTGTGGCACCTTGGACTACTTGCCTCCAGAGATGATTGAAGGCCGAATGCACGACGAGAAGGTGGATCTCTGGAGCCTTGGGGTGCTCTGCTATGAATTTCTAGTTGGGAAGCCTCCATTTGAGGCGAGCACATACCAAGAGACCTACAAAAGAATATCGCGGGTAAGACCTTAACGAGAACTGATCCGTTGCTTCTTGTCGAATTCTTATCAGCCTTCACCTTGGCCCTGAGCTGAATATTCATAGTGTTCTGTCTTAAGCCGCGTTTTGTGACTGTCACTTGTCGTACTCCAGGTTGAATTCACGTTCCCTGACTTTGTACCGGAGGGAGCCAGGGACCTCATCTCAAGACTGTTGAAACATAATCCCAGCCAAAGACCGACTCTCAAAGAAGTACTTGAACACCCTTGGGTCACGGCAAATTCATCAAAACCATCAGGTAGCcaaaaaagcaaagaatcaaCCAGCAAACAATCTTAAGAATCCTGCAGGGGGAGGAATCCACGAGGCCCAGCTGGCGACACTGTTGACGGCCTGGCCGTGACCCATGACCGAGGGCACTGCAGACAAGGGCCCACCGAGCAGGCGGTGCCTCACCCTCCCCGGTCAGTCCGCTTCCGCGAACAGTGCACTCTGGAGTGAAAGTAGCCACAGGACTTGTGGCCACTTCACAGTCCGGAGGCGAAGTTCACCTGCAGCCTCCCCACGGCCTGTCTCAAGTAGGGTGTCCTTGTGGAAGGCAGCTCGGGGCCCGACTGCGGGGAGAGTGGCCACTCCGCCCCGACTCGATCGGTGAAAGAGGTGTGCAATGACCATCCGGTCCCTACGTGTGCATCTGCCTTCCTCGGTGGCCGACTCTGGGAAGGCTGTCAGGATGAACATgtgattctttcttttaaatgtcaaaataaagatttctgtATAGACTGCTATGTCATTTCCCTGGCATCCCTTCAGGACCGTTCGGTGTCTGTCCCACACTTGCGCCAAGTGGACGTGGTTAAGGACCAGATCAGTCTTAAGCCCTCGGTGACTGTAAACTCGAACGTGTACTCCACCTGTGTCTTGGGGCTGGCTGGATGAGACCTGTCTCTGCTGTTTCTAAATGTCAAAGGGCTGATCTTTCCGGGGTTTTGATGCTTTATTTATACAGTTTTGGTGAAGCACAGTATGTcacatataaaatgattaaagtTGTCACGTGTCTAACCTTGAAATTATAATGCATTTCCCAGTTCATTCTACCCTTTGGGAAATGCTGGGCTAAGCGTGGGCCCGCTGGGAAGGCGGGAGGGCCCCCCAGTGGTGCTGTCAGGGCTCTGGAGCCGGGCTGGCCTGTGAACGCACCTGCCCTGCGATGACTGGGGACAAAGCAGTAGGGGTGCCCCTGACAGTAGCGGGGGCAAGTCAGGGAGCTGGCGAACTGTGATGGGTAATTAGGTAGGAGAGGCGTCCAGGGAAAGTGACATCTGAACTAGGCTTGAAGGGCGGGGAGGACTTAAAGGCTGGGGGCAGGAATGGTGAGACAGCCCTGTGGCCCCGGGAGGGGGCGGCAGGAAACCTGGCACCACGGGGACAAGCATATGGCTGTGTGACTgggtggcagggcaggggcaccAGGAGTTGGGCTGTGGGGGCTGCCAGCGCCCTCTCTCCAGCCTCCACTCTTTCCGCTGTGCCCAGTAAGTGGTAGTTCCTGCAGTAGGAACATTCCGTGCAACAGCCCAGCTCGGGGAGCCGGAACCCTTGGTGGGTCCTCATCCTGGGGGACCACCTGATGAGTCAGTAGTACAGAAGTGGGTGTGCCTGGCATGGCCTGGTCACCTCTGGGGGTTCTCTAGAGCTACAGGAGGTCAGGATGGACCAAGGGCTGAAGGAGTTGGTCATCTACGCCCACACCTGCCCACCTCTGGGCTCTGACCACGTTTTCGAGAAGATGCAAAGAATTCTACATGTGGGGTGAACTAGTTCTTTGCAAACTGGTTTTCCAAGTGTGGCCCTTAATTCTCTGAAGGAATGTTTGCTTGGCTGGAATCCCTCCTTCCCAGCCGCGTGGGGATTTGAGCACAACC is from Panthera uncia isolate 11264 chromosome A3 unlocalized genomic scaffold, Puncia_PCG_1.0 HiC_scaffold_11, whole genome shotgun sequence and encodes:
- the AURKA gene encoding aurora kinase A isoform X1 gives rise to the protein MDKSKENCVAGPVKTTIPLGDGPKRVPVTQQFPSQNLLCANSGQAQRVLCPSNSSQRIPSQTQKLVSGHKPVQNLKQKQLQATSVPRSVSRPLNNAQKSEQPLPSATGNNSEKELTTKQKNEESKKRQWALEDFEIGRPLGKGKFGNVYLAREKQSKFILALKVLFKAQLEKAGVEHQLRREVEIQSHLRHPNILRLYGYFHDATRVYLILEYAPLGAVYRELQKLSKFDEQRTATYITELADALSYCHSKRVIHRDIKPENLLLGSAGELKIADFGWSVHAPSSRRTTLCGTLDYLPPEMIEGRMHDEKVDLWSLGVLCYEFLVGKPPFEASTYQETYKRISRVEFTFPDFVPEGARDLISRLLKHNPSQRPTLKEVLEHPWVTANSSKPSGSQKSKESTSKQS
- the AURKA gene encoding aurora kinase A isoform X2, whose product is MDKSKENCVAGPVKTTIPLGDGPKRVPVTQQFPSQNLLCANSGQAQRVLCPSNSSQRIPSQTQKLVSGHKPVQNLKQKQLQATSVPRSVSRPLNNAQKSEQPLPSATGNNSEKELTTKQKNEESKKQWALEDFEIGRPLGKGKFGNVYLAREKQSKFILALKVLFKAQLEKAGVEHQLRREVEIQSHLRHPNILRLYGYFHDATRVYLILEYAPLGAVYRELQKLSKFDEQRTATYITELADALSYCHSKRVIHRDIKPENLLLGSAGELKIADFGWSVHAPSSRRTTLCGTLDYLPPEMIEGRMHDEKVDLWSLGVLCYEFLVGKPPFEASTYQETYKRISRVEFTFPDFVPEGARDLISRLLKHNPSQRPTLKEVLEHPWVTANSSKPSGSQKSKESTSKQS